One segment of Solanum lycopersicum chromosome 1, SLM_r2.1 DNA contains the following:
- the LOC101257011 gene encoding dof zinc finger protein DOF2.5-like, giving the protein MESTQWSTHEEIGVVKSSMGAEIMNKKVRPVKDGAINCPRCNSINTKFCYYNNYSLTQPRYFCKTCRRYWTEGGTLRNVPVGGGSRKNKRLSSSSSSSQKLPDLNPNPTSHHQNPNNIVIGSNQDLTLGFRTVPQDHHTSFHGVIPQFLEFPKMDGSNNHLGSRTGIASRGFTSFISSASTPDLNALYNSGFPFQEIKPSAGNADHAASLSNSNYSSGGPGGLENGSGARIMFPLGGLKQLSSTNQVDHLTKGQENNNSTAGLYWSGMISGTGGSW; this is encoded by the exons ATGGAGTCTACTCAATGGTCGACGCATGAG gaaATTGGAGTAGTGAAATCATCGATGGGTGCAGAAATAATGAATAAGAAGGTGAGGCCAGTGAAGGATGGGGCAATAAATTGTCCAAGGTGTAATTCAATAAATACAAAGTTTTGTTACTACAACAACTATAGCCTAACTCAGCCAAGATATTTTTGCAAGACTTGTAGAAGGTATTGGACTGAAGGTGGAACTCTAAGGAATGTTCCTGTTGGTGGTGGTtctagaaaaaacaaaagattatcatcctcctcttcttcttcccaAAAGCTCCCTGATCTGAACCCTAATCCCACTAGTCATCATCAAAACCCTAATAATATTGTAATTGGAAGTAACCAAGATCTTACCCTCGGATTTCGAACTGTGCCACAAGATCATCACACGTCGTTCCATGGTGTTATTCCTCAGTTTCTTGAATTCCCAAAGATGGATGGAAGCAACAATCATCTAG GTAGTAGGACTGGAATAGCCTCAAGAGGGTTTACTTCATTCATCTCCTCAGCATCAACACCAGATTTGAATGCTTTATACAATTCAGGTTTTCCATTTCAAGAAATAAAGCCTAGTGCTGGTAATGCTGATCATGCAGCTTCTTTAAGTAATAGTAATTATTCAAGTGGTGGGCCAGGGGGTCTAGAAAATGGATCAGGTGCAAGAATAATGTTCCCTCTAGGAGGATTAAAGCAACTTTCAAGTACAAATCAAGTTGATCACCTGACTAAGGGACAGGAGAATAATAATTCAACTGCTGGTTTATATTGGAGTGGGATGATAAGTGGTACTGGAGGATCTTGGTAA